The Lycium ferocissimum isolate CSIRO_LF1 chromosome 1, AGI_CSIRO_Lferr_CH_V1, whole genome shotgun sequence genome includes a region encoding these proteins:
- the LOC132051779 gene encoding protein NETWORKED 1D codes for MAALSHQDSRRMYSWWWDSHISPKNSRWLQENLTDMDVKVKGMIKLINEDADSFARRAEMYYKKRPELMRFVEEFYRAYRALAERYDHATGVIRHAHRTMTDLGLGDDSPAGSDPQTPELTPMQGLFDPEELQKDDPKSNAAFTDDSHSVMKRNVFKQRNNLFGSGRVADGRVRKGLNFSEAEEKGVQIHESNGIQTRALPESERMVESEEILKLKKAIAQVEAEKEAGLIQYQQTLEKLSQLESEESRAREDSRGFGERASKAEAEAQTLRDALSALGAEKEASLQQYQKSLDRISELENTVSHAQENTVAVGERASKAELEAQSLRQDLANAAAEKDEALKQYMESLEMIAKLENKLQCAEEDAKKLTERAEKAENEIECLKQDILKLTGEKEAAALQLQQCLETISTLEHKLSCAKEEAQRLNAEINDGVAKLEGAEERCLLLERSNKSLHSELESLTLKMGAQSQELTEKQKELGTLWTCVQEERLRFVEAETAFQTLQHLHAKAQEEMRSLASELQNRLQVLKDLETHNQTLQGEVQNVKEENKNLNAINVSSAISMRDMQNEISSLSEAKGKLEVEVELRMDQRNALQQEIYCLKEELNDNNKKLLSIVTQVKAVGLDPECFESSVKELQDEKSTLGETCERERSEKVALLEKLQVFEELLEKNSILENSLSDLNAELEAVRGSLKALEDSFQSLLEEKSALLNDKATLTSELQVTIENLEEVSAKNTVLENSLSDAHAELQSLKVKSKSLEESCEVLVKEKADLAHEKESLFSQLQAAQIALHDLEGRYTGLEQRHSTLGKEKELTLHAVEELRVSLDAKNCEHDRFVHTSEVRLAGMESEMHLLQEECQLRKQEFDKLLEKAVDSDILNFTLKTSSLDLEGKGSYLLSEYQKLFEASALSKTLISDLKQKNVEQKMEMTSLFDQVSTLRNGIFKLLKALDIVPNHTCQDRKDQVHLDNIFHRVEVSKESFYRTEEESHRRAIQMNVLVTLLEQLKLEVQALDTEKTIISQESNFKSEQLLALQSEAAALKEGNEELKLIIKEKDHRGEMLETENCNLAKALQLAEDELKIVKSMVDQLNLQVNVGKNLLSEKDTELQGMEQKLYLTETEKAVLHQILKSEAAALIEGSEELKLKIREKDHRGELLEIENCNLAKALQLAEDELKTVKSLTDQLNLQVNVGKNLLSEKDTELQGMKQKLYLTKTEKGVLHEILKSEAAALIEGSEELKLKIREKDHRGELLEIENCNLAKALQLAEDELKTVKSLSDQLNLQVNVGKNLLSEKDTELQGMEQKLYLTETEKAVLHQILKNLSRELIGSKVIMEDQEKKVLKLCADRNQLRTENTHLFEVSQLLQEGLQQSCGELEKLKMHEEALHIEIQNQLNEIETWKLETDVLLGELQVSKFYQILYEQKIHELSEACQSFDVQITSKDKDIKHLKENVSTLGTANEDLNTQLAAYGPAIFSLSECISSLEKNSYLHGKPKKPDNEETKDIVIAHPVDNTRSKDNENAVATDTFSDLHGLEMRVRAVEKALVEMEQLVVQENVNMHSKLQAAMLQIEELKSESSLHRRNSAPKSEILEAENGILTKDIMLDHVSECSSYRNGMREQAESNNQVFDLWDDTPNAENDIDFHKRAISVKKKHQRPASDVLGEKDLGEGKLNISKRSTDSIQEGNKRKVLERLDSDVQKLSNLQITVLDLKRELEITEKGKRGKAVAESETLKGQLNEAETAIHKLFDLTGKLMKNMEDSFGSADMKSALESEEIENVSRKKISEQARRISEKIGRLQLEVQKLQFVLLKLKDESKGNSRASETKRRVLLRDYLYGGVRKNNRRKKAPFCACIQPPTQGD; via the exons ATGGCAGCTTTGTCGCATCAAGATTCTCGACGTATGTATTCTTGGTGGTGGGATAGTCACATCAGCCCCAAAAACTCAAGATGGCTTCAGGAGAATCTCACAG ATATGGATGTCAAGGTTAAAGGAATGATCAAACTCATAAATGAAGATGCTGATTCTTTTGCAAGGAGAGCAGAGATGTACTATAAGAAACGTCCGGAGTTAATGAGATTTGTAGAAGAATTCTATAGAGCATACCGTGCATTGGCTGAAAGATATGATCATGCAACCGGGGTAATCCGGCACGCCCACCGGACCATGACAGATTTAGGACTTGGAGACGATTCACCTGCTGGTTCTGATCCTCAAACACCAGAGCTAACTCCAATGCAGGGTCTTTTCGACCCTGAAGAGCTGCAGAAAGATGATCCCAAGAGCAATGCAGCATTCACAGATGACTCACATTCAGTGATGAAAAGAAATGTATTCAAGCAGCGCAATAATCTGTTTGGATCTGGAAGGGTTGCTGACGGAAGGGTCAGGAAGGGTCTGAATTTTAGTGAGGCAGAGGAGAAAGGAGTGCAGATCCATGAGAGCAACGGTATCCAAACCCGGGCGCTTCCGGAGTCAGAGCGCATGGTTGAATCTGAGGAGATTCTGAAGTTAAAGAAAGCAATTGCCCAAGTGGAAGCTGAGAAAGAAGCAGGCCTTATTCAGTACCAACAGACGTTGGAAAAATTATCTCAACTGGAGTCAGAAGAATCTCGTGCCAGAGAAGATTCCCGAGGATTTGGTGAACGAGCAAGCAAAGCTGAAGCTGAAGCCCAGACACTAAGGGATGCACTTTCTGCATTGGGAGCTGAAAAGGAAGCTAGTCTTCAGCAGTATCAGAAGTCCTTAGACAGGATTTCTGAGTTGGAGAATACCGTGTCCCATGCTCAAGAGAACACTGTTGCAGTTGGTGAACGAGCTAGCAAGGCTGAACTTGAAGCCCAATCTTTAAGACAAGATCTTGCAAATGCAGCAGCTGAAAAAGATGAAGCTCTTAAGCAGTACATGGAATCTCTTGAGATGATAGCAAAGCTGGAGAACAAATTGCAGTGTGCTGAAGAAGATGCCAAAAAATTAACTGAGAGAGCTGAAAAAGCAGAAAATGAGATTGAATGTCTCAAACAAGACATCCTAAAATTGACTGGAGAAAAAGAAGCTGCAGCTCTGCAGCTCCAGCAATGTTTGGAAACCATCTCCACTCTAGAGCATAAGCTTTCTTGTGCCAAAGAGGAGGCTCAAAGGTTGAATGCAGAGATCAATGATGGAGTTGCCAAGTTAGAAGGTGCAGAAGAGCGCTGCCTTTTGTTAGAAAGATCCAATAAATCTCTTCACTCTGAGCTGGAATCTCTGACACTGAAGATGGGTGCCCAAAGTCAAGAGCTTACAGAAAAGCAGAAGGAACTGGGAACTTTGTGGACTTGTGTACAAGAAGAACGTTTGCGTTTTGTTGAGGCTGAAACTGCTTTCCAAACTCTGCAGCATCTGCATGCCAAAGCTCAGGAAGAGATGAGGTCTCTGGCTTCAGAGCTTCAGAACCGGTTACAGGTGTTAAAGGATTTAGAAACTCATAATCAAACATTGCAGGGTGAAGTCCAGAATGTTAAAGAGGAGAACAAGAACCTCAATGCGATAAATGTATCGTCAGCTATATCCATGAGGGATATGCAAAATGAGATATCTAGCTTAAGTGAAGCGAAGGGGAAACTCGAGGTAGAGGTTGAGCTTCGAATGGACCAAAGAAATGCTCTTCAGCAAGAAATCTATTGCCTTAAGGAAGAACTTAACGATAATAACAAGAAACTATTATCTATTGTGACACAGGTGAAGGCAGTGGGCCTTGACCCAGAATGTTTTGAATCATCTGTGAAGGAGCTGCAGGATGAAAAATCAACTCTcggagaaacttgtgagagggaAAGAAGTGAAAAAGTAGCTCTTCTGGAGAAGCTACAAGTGTTCGAAGAGCTTCTTGAGAAAAACTCCATTCTGGAAAATTCACTGTCAGATTTGAATGCTGAACTAGAAGCTGTGAGAGGCAGTTTAAAGGCACTAGAAGACTCCTTTCAATCTCTTCTGGAGGAGAAATCTGCACTTCTCAATGACAAAGCTACTTTAACTAGTGAGCTACAGGTAACCATTGAGAATCTGGAAGAAGTCTCAGCTAAGAATACTGTTCTGGAGAACTCCCTTTCAGATGCTCATGCTGAACTCCAAAGCTTAAAGGTAAAATCAAAGAGCTTAGAGGAATCATGTGAAGTACTAGTCAAAGAGAAAGCAGATCTTGCCCATGAAAAGGAAAGTCTATTTTCTCAGTTGCAAGCTGCTCAAATTGCACTGCATGATCTTGAGGGAAGGTATACAGGATTGGAACAAAGGCATTCAACCTTGGGGAAAGAGAAGGAATTGACACTTCATGCAGTAGAAGAACTGAGGGTTTCTTTGGATGCAAAAAATTGTGAACATGACAGATTTGTCCACACGAGTGAGGTACGGTTGGCTGGCATGGAATCCGAGATGCATCTTTTGCAGGAAGAATGTCAATTAAGAAAGCAAGAATTTGATAAGCTTCTAGAAAAAGCTGTGGATTCTGACATTCTCAACTTCACCTTAAAGACATCTTCCCTAGATCTTGAAGGAAAGGGCTCTTATTTGCTGAGTGAGTATCAGAAGCTTTTTGAAGCATCTGCATTATCTAAAACTTTGATTTCTGATTTAAAGCAGAAGAATGTTGaacaaaaaatggaaatgaCATCCTTGTTTGATCAAGTTAGTACTCTGAGAAATGGGATATTCAAGTTGCTGAAGGCTCTTGATATTGTTCCAAACCATACATGTCAGGACAGGAAAGATCAAGTACATCTTGACAATATTTTTCATAGAGTTGAAGTTTCTAAAGAATCCTTCTACAGAACTGAGGAAGAAAGTCATCGAAGGGCTATTCAGATGAATGTTCTTGTCACATTGCTGGAGCAATTGAAACTAGAGGTCCAGGCTCTTGATACTGAAAAAACAATTATTAGCCAGGAGTCAAACTTCAAATCGGAGCAATTATTGGCGTTGCAGAGTGAAGCGGCTGCACTCAAAGAGGGTAATGAAGAACTGAAATTGATAATAAAGGAGAAAGATCACAGGGGGGAAATGCTAGAAACCGAAAATTGTAACCTGGCAAAAGCATTGCAGTTGGCAGAAGATGAGTTGAAGATTGTTAAAAGTATGGTGGATCAGCTCAATCTTCAAGTAAATGTTGGCAAAAATCTGTTGTCTGAGAAGGACACTGAGCTTCAGGGGATGGAGCAGAAGCTTTATCTTACTGAAACTGAGAAAGCAGTTTTGCATCAAATTTTGAAGAGTGAAGCTGCTGCACTCATAGAGGGTAGtgaagaactgaaactgaaaataaGGGAGAAAGATCACAGAGGAGAACTGCTagaaattgaaaattgtaaCCTGGCAAAAGCATTGCAGCTGGCAGAAGATGAGTTGAAGACTGTTAAAAGTTTGACAGATCAGCTCAATCTTCAAGTAAATGTTGGCAAAAATCTGTTGTCTGAGAAGGACACTGAGCTTCAGGGAATGAAACAGAAGCTTTATCTTACTAAAACTGAGAAAGGTGTGTTGCATGAAATTTTGAAGAGTGAAGCTGCTGCACTCATAGAGGGTAGtgaagaactgaaactgaaaataaGGGAGAAAGATCACAGAGGAGAACTGCTagaaattgaaaattgtaaCCTGGCAAAAGCATTGCAACTGGCAGAAGATGAGTTGAAGACTGTTAAAAGTTTGTCAGATCAGCTCAATCTTCAAGTAAATGTTGGCAAAAATCTATTGTCTGAGAAGGACACTGAGCTTCAGGGAATGGAGCAGAAGCTTTATCTTACTGAAACTGAGAAAGCCGTGTTGCATCAAATTTTGAAGAACTTGAGCAGAGAACTTATTGGGAGTAAAGTAATTATGGAGGACCAAGAAAAGAAGGTCCTAAAGTTGTGTGCTGACAGGAACCAactgcgcacagaaaatacaCACCTTTTCGAGGTCAGTCAGTTATTACAGGAAGGACTTCAGCAATCGTGTGGAGAGCTTGAAAAGCTGAAAATGCATGAGGAAGCTTTGCATATTGAGATCCAGAACCAGTTGAATGAGATTGAGACATGGAAGTTAGAGACGGATGTGCTTTTAGGGGAGTTGCAGGTCTCAAAGTTCTACCAAATCCTTTACGAGCAGAAGATTCATGAGCTTTCAGAAGCATGTCAAAGCTTCGATGTCCAAATCACTTCAAAGGATAAGGACATTAAACATCTGAAAGAAAATGTGAGCACTTTGGGTACTGCAAATGAAGACCTTAACACTCAGTTAGCTGCATATGGACCTGCAATCTTCTCTTTGAGCGAATGCATATCATCCCTAGAGAAGAACTCCTATTTACACGGGAAACCCAAAAAGCCTGATAATGAGGAAACAAAG GACATTGTAATAGCTCATCCAGTTGACAACACTCGTTCGAAAGACAATGAAAATGCTGTGGCAACCGATACATTTTCTGATCTGCATGGATTGGAAATGAGGGTTCGAGCTGTTGAGAAGGCATTGGTTGAAATGGAACAGCTTGTGGTGCAGGAAAATGTGAACATGCATAGCAAACTACAGGCTGCAATGCTACAGATTGAGGAGTTAAAGTCAGAGAGCAGCCTGCATAGAAGAAACTCAGCACCTAAATCTGAAATCCTTGAGGCAGAAAATGGAATTTTGACCAAGGACATCATGCTGGACCATGTATCCGAGTGTTCATCCTACAGAAATGGCATGAGAGAACAGGCTGAATCTAATAATCAAGTTTTTGACCTATGGGATGATACTCCAAATGCTGAAAATGATATTGATTTCCATAAACGTGCTATATCAGTGAAGAAAAAGCATCAACGTCCTGCCTCAGATGTGCTAGGTGAGAAGGATTTGGGTGAGGGCAAATTGAACATCTCAAAGAGATCAACTGATTCCATTCAAGAGGGAAACAAGAGGAAGGTCTTAGAAAGGCTTGATTCCGATGTGCAGAAACTAAGTAATCTTCAGATCACAGTACTAGACTTGAAGAGGGAACTTGAGATTACTGAGAAGGGAAAAAGAGGTAAAGCTGTAGCTGAATCAGAAACTCTCAAAGGACAGCTAAATGAAGCTGAGACTGCTATTCACAAGTTATTTGATCTTactggtaagttgatgaagaaCATGGAAGACAGCTTTGGTTCTGCTGATATGAAGTCTGCGTTGGAGTCGGAAGAGATTGAAAATGTTAGTAGGAAGAAAATTTCAGAACAGGCACGGAGAATATCCGAGAAAATTGGACGGTTGCAATTAGAAGTTCAGAAGTTGCAGTTTGTTTTACTGAAACTCAAGGATGAAAGCAAAGGAAATAGTAGGGCCTCCGAGACAAAAAGAAGGGTTCTACTGCGAGATTATCTTTATGGCGGGGTTAGAAAAAACAACAGGCGAAAGAAAGCACCATTTTGTGCATGCATCCAGCCTCCCACTCAGGGAGATTGA